In Thiovibrio frasassiensis, one DNA window encodes the following:
- a CDS encoding ArsR/SmtB family transcription factor, whose protein sequence is MRTTAQFFKALSEEPRLRILALLLDGELCVCDLMAVLQLPQSTISRHLAYLRNTGWVKGRRGGVWMYYRLAEMETPLAKELVELLSKRLPELPDTQQDYNTLEAFRRTKKKCA, encoded by the coding sequence ATGCGGACAACAGCACAATTTTTCAAAGCCTTATCCGAGGAGCCTCGCTTGCGGATTCTCGCCCTGCTTCTGGACGGCGAGCTCTGCGTGTGCGACCTGATGGCCGTGCTCCAATTGCCGCAATCCACAATCTCCCGGCACCTTGCCTATCTCCGCAACACGGGCTGGGTAAAAGGCAGGCGGGGCGGAGTCTGGATGTATTACCGACTCGCCGAGATGGAGACCCCGTTGGCCAAGGAACTGGTCGAGCTGCTCAGCAAGAGGTTGCCAGAACTGCCAGACACCCAGCAGGATTACAACACCCTGGAGGCCTTCAGACGCACCAAGAAAAAATGCGCCTGA
- a CDS encoding ZIP family metal transporter, with the protein MHPFIFFQELNPVIQALLATLFTWGVTAAGAALVFMHRTVNRKVMDSMLGFAAGVMIAASFWSLLAPGIEMAGQMGFVPWRTAALGFMAGGLFMRLIDLFLPHLHPGLDISKSEGVKTSWQRSTLLVLAITLHNIPEGLAVGVAFGAVAANIPSATLGGAIALAIGIGLQNFPEGAAVSMPLRREGLSRGKSFVLGQASGLVEPVAGVLGAYFVLSMQSVLPYALCFAAGAMIFVVVEELIPESQQNPKHIDMVTMATMVGFAVMMVLDVALG; encoded by the coding sequence ATGCATCCATTTATTTTTTTTCAGGAATTGAATCCGGTCATTCAGGCGTTGCTGGCGACCCTGTTTACTTGGGGCGTGACCGCCGCGGGCGCGGCCCTGGTTTTCATGCATCGAACCGTGAACCGGAAGGTCATGGATTCCATGCTCGGCTTTGCCGCCGGGGTGATGATTGCCGCGAGTTTCTGGTCGCTGCTTGCCCCCGGGATCGAGATGGCCGGGCAGATGGGCTTCGTGCCCTGGCGCACCGCAGCGCTGGGGTTCATGGCGGGCGGGCTGTTCATGCGGCTCATCGATTTATTCCTACCCCATCTCCATCCCGGTCTGGATATCAGCAAGAGCGAGGGGGTGAAAACCTCCTGGCAGCGCAGCACCCTGCTGGTGCTGGCCATTACCCTGCACAATATCCCCGAAGGGCTCGCGGTGGGCGTGGCCTTCGGCGCGGTAGCCGCCAATATCCCCTCGGCCACCTTGGGCGGCGCCATTGCCCTGGCTATCGGCATCGGCTTGCAGAATTTTCCCGAAGGGGCCGCGGTATCCATGCCCCTGCGGCGCGAGGGTTTAAGCCGGGGAAAAAGCTTTGTGCTCGGCCAGGCCTCCGGGCTGGTGGAGCCGGTGGCCGGGGTGCTGGGGGCCTATTTCGTCCTCAGCATGCAGTCTGTGCTTCCCTATGCCCTTTGTTTTGCCGCCGGGGCCATGATCTTTGTCGTGGTGGAAGAGCTGATTCCGGAGTCGCAGCAGAATCCGAAACATATTGATATGGTAACCATGGCGACCATGGTGGGTTTCGCGGTGATGATGGTTCTCGATGTGGCGCTGGGCTAA